A single Dechloromonas denitrificans DNA region contains:
- the murC gene encoding UDP-N-acetylmuramate--L-alanine ligase, translating to MKHKVKHIHFVGVGGSGMSGIAEVLANLGYTVSGSDLAASATTRRLEGEGVKVMIGHAAENIRGAQAVVVSTAVKADNPEVVAARELNIPVVPRAQMLAELMRLKRGIAIAGTHGKTTTTSLVTSILAEGGLDPTFVIGGRLNAAGANARLGSGDFLVAEADESDASFLFLSPVLSVVTNIDADHMETYGHDFERLKGAFVDFLSRLPFYGVAVLCADDANVRAIMPQVAKQIVTYSLSPGSNFYAENVVAADGQMRFDVVRVNGSVSRLAITLNLPGLHNVLNALAAIAVATELQVPDASIIKALAEFKGVGRRFQRYGEVALPAGGSFTLVDDYGHHPVEMAATLAAARGAFPGRRLVLAFQPHRYTRTRDCFEDFVKVLSTVDVLLLAEIYAAGEAPIVAADARSLARALRVAGKVEPVFVEDIAAMPQTIMDVARDGDVVLTMGAGSIGAVPGKVVEAK from the coding sequence ATGAAACACAAAGTCAAACATATCCACTTCGTCGGCGTCGGCGGTTCGGGCATGAGCGGCATCGCCGAAGTGCTGGCCAACCTGGGCTACACGGTGAGCGGTTCGGACCTGGCGGCGAGCGCCACGACCCGTCGTCTGGAAGGCGAGGGCGTCAAGGTGATGATCGGTCACGCCGCCGAAAACATTCGCGGCGCGCAGGCCGTCGTCGTCTCGACGGCGGTCAAGGCCGACAACCCGGAAGTGGTGGCGGCTCGCGAACTGAATATCCCGGTGGTGCCGCGTGCCCAGATGCTGGCCGAACTGATGCGCCTGAAGCGTGGCATCGCCATCGCCGGTACGCATGGCAAGACGACGACGACCAGTCTGGTCACCAGCATCCTGGCCGAAGGCGGGCTCGATCCGACCTTCGTCATCGGCGGTCGCTTGAATGCGGCCGGCGCCAACGCCCGGCTGGGCAGCGGCGATTTCCTGGTGGCCGAGGCCGACGAGTCCGATGCCTCCTTCCTATTTCTGTCGCCGGTCCTTTCGGTCGTCACCAATATTGACGCCGATCACATGGAAACCTACGGCCACGATTTCGAGCGGCTGAAAGGCGCCTTCGTCGATTTTCTCAGCCGCCTGCCGTTCTACGGCGTTGCCGTGCTCTGCGCTGACGATGCCAACGTCCGGGCCATCATGCCGCAGGTCGCCAAGCAGATCGTTACCTACAGCCTGAGCCCGGGCAGCAACTTTTACGCCGAGAACGTCGTGGCGGCCGACGGCCAGATGCGCTTCGACGTCGTGCGGGTCAATGGTTCGGTCTCGCGGCTGGCGATCACACTCAATCTGCCCGGTTTGCACAATGTCCTGAACGCGCTGGCGGCGATTGCCGTGGCCACCGAGTTGCAGGTGCCGGATGCCTCGATCATCAAGGCGCTGGCCGAGTTCAAGGGGGTCGGGCGGCGCTTCCAGCGCTATGGCGAAGTGGCGCTGCCGGCTGGCGGTTCATTTACGCTGGTCGACGACTACGGTCATCATCCGGTCGAGATGGCGGCGACCCTGGCCGCAGCCCGCGGCGCCTTCCCCGGTCGCCGTCTGGTGCTGGCTTTCCAGCCGCACCGCTACACCCGGACGCGCGACTGCTTCGAGGACTTCGTCAAGGTGCTGTCTACCGTCGACGTGTTGTTGCTGGCTGAAATCTACGCCGCCGGCGAAGCGCCGATCGTCGCCGCCGATGCTCGCTCGCTGGCCCGCGCTCTGCGCGTCGCCGGCAAGGTCGAGCCGGTGTTCGTCGAAGATATCGCGGCCATGCCGCAAACGATTATGGATGTCGCCCGTGACGGCGACGTGGTGTTGACCATGGGTGCCGGTTCGATCGGTGCGGTGCCCGGCAAGGTGGTGGAAGCAAAATGA
- a CDS encoding D-alanine--D-alanine ligase, translated as MSGFGKVAVLFGGTSAEREVSLNSGSRVLAALQGQGIDAHAFDPAEQPLDALKGYDRAFVALHGRHGEDGTIQGALELMHIPYTGSGVMASALAMDKFRTKLLWQAAGLPIPEYALLTADSDFAEVEEELGLPIFVKPAHEGSSIGISKVKERGGLQQAYAEAARHDPLVIAEKGVMGGEYTVGIIGCGADMVALPIIKIEPATDWYDYEAKYNRDDTRYLCPCGLPEAKEMEIRKGALEAFRILGGRGWGRVDFLMDEDGKHYFLEVNTAPGMTDHSLVPMAARVAGMEYPALVRRVLELAAND; from the coding sequence ATGAGCGGTTTCGGTAAAGTTGCAGTCCTCTTCGGCGGAACCTCCGCCGAGCGCGAGGTCTCCCTCAATAGCGGTTCGCGTGTGCTGGCGGCGCTGCAGGGCCAGGGTATCGACGCCCATGCCTTCGATCCGGCCGAGCAGCCGCTCGATGCGCTGAAGGGCTACGACCGCGCCTTCGTCGCGCTGCATGGCCGGCACGGCGAGGACGGCACGATCCAGGGCGCGCTGGAATTGATGCACATTCCCTATACCGGTTCCGGCGTGATGGCGTCGGCGCTGGCCATGGACAAATTCCGCACCAAGCTGCTGTGGCAGGCGGCCGGCCTGCCGATCCCGGAATATGCACTGTTGACCGCCGACTCGGATTTCGCCGAGGTCGAGGAAGAGCTCGGCCTGCCGATTTTTGTCAAGCCAGCCCATGAAGGTTCGTCGATCGGCATCAGCAAGGTCAAGGAACGCGGCGGCCTGCAGCAGGCCTACGCCGAGGCGGCCCGCCACGACCCGCTGGTCATCGCCGAAAAAGGTGTGATGGGTGGTGAATACACGGTCGGCATCATCGGCTGCGGCGCCGACATGGTGGCCTTGCCGATCATCAAGATCGAGCCGGCTACCGACTGGTACGACTACGAAGCCAAGTACAACCGCGACGACACCCGCTATCTGTGCCCGTGCGGCCTGCCCGAAGCCAAAGAAATGGAAATCCGCAAGGGCGCGCTGGAAGCCTTCCGCATCCTCGGTGGGCGCGGTTGGGGACGGGTCGATTTTCTGATGGACGAAGACGGCAAGCATTACTTCCTGGAAGTGAATACGGCACCCGGCATGACCGACCACTCGCTGGTCCCGATGGCAGCGCGGGTGGCTGGCATGGAGTATCCGGCGCTGGTCCGCCGCGTGCTCGAACTGGCGGCCAACGACTGA
- a CDS encoding cell division protein FtsQ/DivIB, which translates to MWNKPHLLNAIADLLMLVAAAALLAAAAVWLARVPSLPVRQVVFAEPLQHTRRQEVEQALPGALQGNFFSLNLETVRGALEKLPWVRQVEVRRIWPAQLEVKVEEHRPLARWGDGRGELVNSYGEVFAAMAATEEAAALPLLFGPQGTAPEVLTRYGEFVGRFSAVHERPVQLLLSPRLAWQLKLESGMLVDMGREQPKSPVGVRLQRFIEVYPEMVANRANRPVVVDLRYPNGFAMRVASEGKGK; encoded by the coding sequence ATGTGGAACAAACCGCACCTGCTCAACGCCATTGCCGACCTGCTAATGCTGGTCGCCGCGGCTGCGCTGCTGGCCGCCGCCGCGGTCTGGCTGGCGCGGGTGCCGTCGCTGCCGGTGCGCCAGGTGGTGTTTGCCGAGCCGCTGCAGCACACGCGCCGGCAGGAAGTGGAGCAGGCCTTGCCGGGCGCCCTGCAAGGCAATTTCTTCAGCCTGAATCTGGAGACGGTGCGCGGCGCGCTGGAAAAGCTGCCCTGGGTGCGTCAGGTCGAAGTACGGCGGATCTGGCCGGCGCAACTGGAAGTGAAGGTCGAGGAACATCGTCCGCTGGCGCGCTGGGGCGACGGGCGCGGCGAACTGGTCAACAGCTACGGCGAGGTCTTTGCCGCGATGGCGGCCACCGAGGAAGCGGCGGCGTTGCCGCTGCTGTTCGGGCCGCAGGGCACGGCGCCCGAGGTGTTGACGCGTTATGGCGAGTTTGTCGGCCGCTTCAGCGCGGTGCACGAAAGACCGGTGCAGTTGTTGTTGTCGCCACGACTGGCCTGGCAGTTGAAGCTGGAGAGCGGCATGCTCGTGGATATGGGGCGGGAGCAGCCGAAATCGCCGGTCGGCGTGCGGTTGCAGCGTTTTATCGAGGTTTATCCGGAAATGGTCGCCAACCGGGCGAACCGGCCGGTCGTGGTGGATTTGCGGTATCCGAATGGCTTTGCGATGCGAGTCGCAAGCGAGGGGAAGGGGAAGTAA
- the ftsA gene encoding cell division protein FtsA, translating to MSRDNKDLVVGLDIGTSKIVALVAEINQEGQLNVIGMGSQDSRGLKKGVVVNIEETVHTISRVIQEVELMADCKVKDVYTGIAGSHIKSFNSNGMVAIKDKEVTQSDVERVIETAKAMPIPADQEILHILTQEFVIDGQDGIREPIGMSGMRLEVKTHIVTGAISAAQNIVKCVRRCGLEVNDLVLQPLASSYAVLSEDEKDLGVCLIDIGGGTTDIAVWTQGAIRHTSVIPIAGDQVTNDIAMALRTPTREAEDIKCKYGCALSQLADVSDSLDVAGVDDRPSRKLSRRALADVIQPRVEELYELIQNELRRAGFEEVLSSGIVLTGGASVMPGMVELGEEIFHMPVRLGNPKYTGSLADVVQSPHFSAAYGLLLEAQAQRKRGQKIQEKQGFMDVFEGMKSWFAKNF from the coding sequence ATGAGCAGGGATAACAAGGATCTGGTTGTCGGTCTGGATATCGGGACGTCGAAAATCGTCGCGCTGGTCGCCGAGATCAACCAGGAAGGCCAATTGAACGTCATCGGCATGGGTTCGCAGGATTCGCGCGGCCTGAAAAAGGGCGTCGTGGTGAACATCGAGGAAACGGTGCACACCATCAGCCGGGTCATTCAGGAAGTCGAGCTGATGGCCGACTGCAAGGTCAAGGATGTGTACACCGGGATTGCTGGCAGCCACATCAAGAGCTTCAACTCGAACGGCATGGTGGCGATCAAGGACAAGGAAGTGACGCAGAGCGACGTCGAGCGCGTCATCGAGACCGCCAAGGCGATGCCCATCCCGGCCGATCAGGAAATCCTGCACATCCTCACCCAGGAATTCGTCATCGACGGCCAGGACGGCATCCGCGAGCCGATCGGCATGAGCGGCATGCGTCTCGAAGTGAAGACGCATATCGTTACCGGCGCCATCTCGGCCGCCCAGAACATCGTCAAGTGCGTCCGCCGTTGCGGCCTGGAAGTCAACGACCTGGTGCTCCAGCCGCTGGCTTCGAGCTACGCCGTGCTTTCCGAAGACGAGAAGGATCTTGGCGTTTGCCTGATCGACATCGGCGGCGGCACGACCGACATCGCGGTGTGGACGCAGGGCGCCATCCGCCATACCTCGGTGATTCCGATTGCCGGCGACCAGGTCACCAACGATATCGCCATGGCGCTGCGCACGCCGACCCGCGAAGCCGAGGACATCAAGTGCAAGTACGGCTGCGCGCTGTCGCAACTGGCCGATGTCTCGGACAGTCTCGATGTCGCCGGGGTGGACGACCGGCCGAGCCGCAAGTTGAGCCGCCGGGCGCTGGCCGATGTGATCCAGCCGCGCGTCGAAGAGCTTTACGAGTTGATCCAGAACGAACTGCGCCGGGCCGGCTTCGAGGAAGTGCTGTCGTCGGGCATCGTCCTGACCGGCGGGGCCAGCGTCATGCCGGGCATGGTCGAGCTGGGCGAGGAAATTTTTCATATGCCGGTCCGGCTCGGCAACCCGAAATACACCGGCAGTCTGGCCGATGTCGTGCAGAGCCCGCATTTTTCGGCGGCCTACGGCCTGCTGCTCGAGGCCCAGGCGCAGCGCAAGCGGGGCCAGAAGATCCAGGAAAAGCAGGGCTTCATGGATGTCTTCGAAGGCATGAAGTCGTGGTTTGCCAAGAATTTTTGA
- the ftsZ gene encoding cell division protein FtsZ codes for MFEIIEKDEESGTIIKVFGVGGAGGNAIEHMIHEGVNGVEFIAANTDAQALSRNAAPSKLSLGKTGLGAGAKPEKGQEAAQAHRDDIRATLQGAHMAFITAGMGGGTGTGAAPVVAEIAREMGILTVGVVTKPFSFEGNKRMKAAEAGIAEFAKHVDSLIVILNDKLMEVMGDDADVDDCFKAADDVLKNAVGGIAEIITYPGLVNVDFEDVRTVMGEMGRAMMGSAAAAGVDRARIAAEQAVASPLLEGVNLSGAKGVLVNITASKGGLKMKEVNEVMNTVKAFAADDAHIIFGAVYDELMGDALRVTVVATGLGQAAAARGRQTFEVINTPVVQAQATGTHDAIGFSSGPAIDYNQIADVPAVVRKRNVTVEALANSGVDRYDIPAFLRKQAD; via the coding sequence ATGTTTGAAATTATCGAGAAAGACGAGGAATCCGGCACCATCATCAAGGTGTTCGGAGTTGGTGGGGCCGGTGGCAATGCCATCGAGCACATGATCCACGAAGGCGTGAACGGCGTTGAGTTCATTGCCGCCAATACCGATGCCCAGGCGCTCAGCCGCAATGCCGCCCCGAGCAAGCTGTCGCTCGGCAAGACCGGCCTCGGTGCCGGCGCCAAACCGGAAAAGGGTCAGGAAGCTGCCCAGGCGCATCGCGACGACATCCGCGCGACGCTGCAAGGCGCCCATATGGCCTTCATCACCGCCGGTATGGGCGGCGGTACGGGGACCGGCGCGGCACCGGTGGTCGCCGAGATCGCCCGCGAAATGGGCATCCTGACCGTCGGCGTGGTGACCAAGCCGTTCAGTTTCGAAGGCAACAAGCGGATGAAGGCGGCCGAAGCCGGCATCGCCGAATTCGCCAAGCACGTCGATTCGCTGATCGTCATCCTCAATGACAAGCTGATGGAAGTCATGGGCGACGATGCCGATGTCGACGATTGTTTCAAGGCGGCTGACGATGTGCTGAAAAACGCCGTCGGCGGCATTGCCGAAATCATTACCTACCCGGGCCTGGTCAACGTCGACTTCGAAGACGTCCGCACGGTGATGGGTGAAATGGGCCGCGCCATGATGGGTTCGGCCGCTGCCGCCGGGGTCGACCGGGCGCGCATCGCCGCCGAGCAGGCCGTTGCCTCGCCGCTGCTGGAAGGCGTCAACCTGTCCGGCGCCAAGGGCGTGCTGGTCAATATCACCGCCTCGAAGGGCGGCCTCAAGATGAAGGAAGTCAATGAAGTGATGAATACCGTCAAGGCCTTCGCGGCCGACGACGCACACATCATCTTCGGTGCGGTGTACGACGAACTGATGGGCGATGCGCTGCGCGTCACCGTCGTCGCCACCGGTCTCGGCCAGGCTGCCGCTGCGCGCGGCCGCCAGACCTTCGAAGTGATCAACACGCCGGTCGTCCAGGCGCAGGCCACCGGTACGCACGATGCCATCGGCTTCTCCAGCGGCCCGGCGATCGACTACAACCAGATCGCCGACGTTCCGGCTGTCGTGCGCAAGCGCAATGTGACAGTCGAAGCGCTGGCCAACAGCGGTGTCGACCGTTACGACATTCCGGCTTTCCTGCGCAAGCAGGCGGATTGA
- the lpxC gene encoding UDP-3-O-acyl-N-acetylglucosamine deacetylase produces MLKQRTLKTIIRASGVGLHGGVKVNMALRPAAPDTGIVFRRVDLPEPLDIRADAFMVGDTRMCSCLEKDGVKVGTIEHLMSAFAGLGIDNAWVDLDAPEVPILDGSAAPFVFLIQSAGIEEQNAAKKFIRVTHPIEVRDGDKWARFEPYDGYRLAFSIVFNHPAIDKSAQKAEIDFAEQSYTREVARARTFGFMQEVEYLRENGLALGGGLENAIVLDEFRVLNQDGLRYGDEFVKHKILDAIGDLYLLGHPLLAAYSSHKGGHALNNQLARELLEHQESWELVTFEKAERAPAGVTRWLNQPA; encoded by the coding sequence ATGCTCAAGCAACGTACGCTCAAGACTATTATCCGCGCCTCCGGCGTTGGCCTGCATGGTGGCGTCAAGGTCAATATGGCCCTGCGTCCGGCCGCCCCGGATACCGGTATCGTCTTTCGTCGCGTCGATTTGCCCGAGCCGCTGGATATACGCGCAGACGCCTTCATGGTCGGCGATACCCGCATGTGCTCCTGTCTGGAAAAGGACGGGGTCAAGGTTGGCACCATCGAGCATCTGATGTCGGCTTTTGCCGGCTTGGGTATCGATAACGCCTGGGTCGATCTGGATGCGCCGGAAGTGCCCATCCTCGATGGCTCGGCTGCACCGTTCGTCTTCCTGATCCAGTCGGCTGGCATCGAAGAACAGAACGCCGCCAAGAAATTCATCCGTGTCACCCATCCCATCGAAGTTCGCGATGGCGACAAGTGGGCGCGTTTCGAGCCCTATGACGGTTATCGTCTGGCTTTCTCCATCGTTTTCAATCATCCGGCCATCGACAAGTCGGCGCAAAAAGCCGAAATCGATTTCGCCGAGCAGTCCTACACCCGCGAAGTGGCGCGGGCCCGCACCTTCGGTTTTATGCAGGAAGTCGAATACCTGCGGGAAAACGGCCTGGCCCTCGGTGGCGGTCTGGAAAACGCGATCGTTCTCGACGAATTCCGTGTCCTCAACCAGGACGGCCTGCGTTACGGCGACGAGTTCGTCAAACACAAGATTCTCGACGCCATCGGCGACCTCTATCTGCTCGGTCACCCGCTGCTTGCCGCCTATTCGTCGCACAAGGGCGGCCATGCGCTGAACAATCAACTGGCCCGCGAACTGCTCGAACACCAGGAATCCTGGGAGCTGGTCACCTTCGAAAAAGCTGAGCGCGCCCCGGCCGGCGTTACCCGCTGGCTCAACCAGCCGGCCTAA
- a CDS encoding DciA family protein: MYKGPEQYLDSDAAAGKLMVHARLLLKLSRRFEAIAPAGLRYAAHVANYKLGQIVIHADNGAVATKIRQMGQRLCDELSKGGPECNGLDVKVQPRQIPYQSTSSTVKPLSASACLVLRATTDSLPNGPLRAALDTLLKRAAIRE; this comes from the coding sequence ATGTACAAAGGACCAGAGCAATATCTCGACAGCGATGCTGCCGCCGGCAAGCTGATGGTCCATGCACGGCTGTTGCTCAAGCTCTCACGGCGCTTCGAAGCGATTGCCCCGGCGGGGTTGCGCTACGCAGCTCACGTTGCGAATTACAAGTTGGGACAAATCGTTATCCACGCCGATAACGGCGCGGTCGCTACTAAGATTCGCCAGATGGGCCAGCGTTTGTGCGACGAGTTATCTAAAGGAGGACCGGAGTGTAACGGCCTGGACGTAAAAGTTCAACCCCGGCAAATTCCTTACCAATCAACAAGTTCAACCGTAAAACCGCTCTCGGCATCGGCTTGCCTGGTGTTGCGGGCGACTACCGACAGCCTGCCGAACGGTCCCTTGCGTGCCGCCCTCGACACCTTGTTGAAGCGCGCCGCTATACGGGAATGA
- a CDS encoding M23 family metallopeptidase yields MQIILVSRHLKAARTITIMPRHVLMVFAAFFILVLSSSALISWLSVHFRLPIVENLMLSLQQQESRKVHDYLSNNLQLMATRLGELQAKVLQLDSLGERLSGLAGDKPPTPAAKAKDAQGGPFLPAPLSTEALQQEINRLAAVVETKTDELSFLEARLLEKRVKDRLLPTTLPVKDAFFGSPFGYRQDPIAGLRAMHEGIDFIAPPGTPIVAAADGVIVSAEYHPEFGNMVDIDHGAGLTSRYAHMSRLDVETGRMVKGGERIGALGNTGRSTGPHLHFEVRMLGVAQNPALFLKQGQEFAQIKHR; encoded by the coding sequence GTGCAGATTATTCTGGTTTCGCGCCATTTGAAGGCGGCACGAACAATCACCATTATGCCTCGTCACGTGCTGATGGTGTTTGCCGCTTTTTTCATTCTGGTCTTGTCGTCATCGGCCCTGATCTCTTGGCTGTCTGTCCATTTCCGTTTGCCGATCGTTGAAAACCTGATGCTTTCCCTGCAGCAGCAGGAATCCAGGAAGGTCCATGACTATCTGAGCAACAATCTCCAATTGATGGCAACCCGCCTCGGCGAATTGCAGGCCAAGGTTTTGCAACTCGACAGCCTGGGTGAGCGCCTGTCCGGACTGGCTGGCGATAAGCCGCCGACGCCGGCGGCGAAAGCGAAGGATGCCCAGGGCGGCCCATTTTTGCCCGCCCCGCTGAGTACCGAAGCATTGCAGCAGGAAATCAACCGGCTGGCCGCTGTCGTCGAGACCAAGACCGACGAGTTGAGTTTCCTTGAAGCCCGCCTGCTCGAAAAACGAGTGAAGGATCGCCTGTTGCCGACCACGCTGCCGGTCAAGGACGCTTTTTTCGGCTCCCCGTTCGGCTACCGGCAAGATCCGATCGCCGGCTTGCGGGCGATGCACGAAGGGATCGATTTCATTGCCCCTCCCGGTACGCCGATCGTCGCCGCGGCCGACGGGGTGATCGTTTCCGCCGAATACCATCCGGAGTTCGGCAACATGGTCGACATCGATCACGGCGCCGGCCTGACTTCCCGCTATGCCCACATGTCGCGCCTTGACGTCGAGACCGGCCGGATGGTCAAGGGGGGCGAGCGGATCGGCGCACTCGGCAATACCGGCCGGTCGACCGGTCCGCATCTGCATTTCGAAGTACGGATGCTCGGCGTTGCCCAGAATCCGGCCCTGTTTCTGAAGCAGGGGCAGGAATTTGCGCAAATCAAACATCGCTAG
- the secA gene encoding preprotein translocase subunit SecA: MISGLLKKIFGSRNDRLIKQYSQTIKRINALEPALQGLTDEQLRAKTDEFRQRHANGESLDDLLPEAFAVVREAGKRELGMRHFDMQLVGGMVLHYGKIAEMRTGEGKTLVATLPAYLNAISGKGVHVITVNDYLASRDAEWMGRLHRFLGLSVGVNLSQMDHEAKQAAYAADITYGTNNEFGFDYLRDNMVYTAGERVQRSLNYAIVDEVDSILIDEARTPLIISGQAEDHTDLYVRMKDVVPHLTRAAEENGEGGYWVDEKGHQVHLSESGYEHAEQLLAEHGLLKEGSGLYDAANISLLHHLNAALRALTLFQKDQQYVVQNGEVVIVDEFTGRLMAGRRWSDGLHQAVEAKEGVQIQAENQTLASITFQNYFRMYGKLSGMTGTADTEAYEFQQIYGLETVVIPTHRPMVRKDMNDLVFKTADEKHTAIIADIKDCAKRGQPVLVGTTSIEASELLSGLLDKEKLSHSVLNAKQHAREAEIVIEAGRPGQITIATNMAGRGTDIVLGGSIEKATSAIKHDESLPEAEREAKIAALREEWQKLHNQVLEAGGLHIIGSERHESRRIDNQLRGRAGRQGDAGSSRFYLSLDDPLLRIFAGERLRSIMDKLKMPEGEAIEHPLVTRSLESAQRKVEARNFDIRKQLLEYDDVSNDQRKVIYQQRNELLESDDISETITAMRHGVIAEIFRLYVPADSVEEQWDMEGLERALHADLQIAAPVAQWFKDEPTLSDEEILARIIQGADEAYSAKVEMVGAESFHQFERNVMLQSLDASWREHLSALDHLRQGIHLRGYAQKNPKQEYKREAFELFEGLLDRVRKEVTRIVFTVQIRTQEDVEETAPHADVQNVQYQHAGYDEALGGPDDGEAQQPANAGPKIGRNDPCPCGSGKKYKQCHGKLS; encoded by the coding sequence ATGATTTCCGGCCTACTCAAAAAGATTTTCGGCAGCCGCAACGACCGGCTGATCAAACAATATTCCCAGACCATCAAGCGCATCAATGCCCTTGAGCCAGCGCTCCAGGGACTGACCGACGAACAGCTGCGCGCCAAGACGGACGAGTTCCGCCAGCGCCACGCCAACGGCGAGTCGCTCGACGATCTGTTGCCCGAAGCTTTTGCGGTCGTCCGCGAAGCCGGCAAGCGCGAACTGGGCATGCGCCATTTCGACATGCAGCTGGTTGGCGGCATGGTCCTGCATTACGGCAAGATCGCCGAAATGCGGACCGGCGAGGGCAAAACCCTGGTCGCCACGCTACCGGCCTACCTCAATGCCATTTCCGGCAAGGGCGTGCATGTTATTACGGTCAACGACTACCTGGCCAGCCGCGACGCGGAATGGATGGGGCGTCTGCATCGCTTCCTCGGTCTCTCGGTTGGCGTCAATCTGTCGCAGATGGACCATGAGGCGAAGCAGGCCGCCTACGCCGCCGACATCACCTATGGCACCAACAACGAATTCGGCTTCGACTACCTGCGCGACAACATGGTCTACACGGCCGGCGAGCGCGTCCAGCGCAGCCTGAATTACGCGATCGTCGATGAAGTGGACTCGATCCTGATCGACGAGGCGCGGACGCCGCTGATCATTTCCGGTCAGGCCGAAGACCACACCGATCTTTACGTCCGGATGAAGGACGTCGTTCCCCATCTGACGCGCGCCGCCGAAGAAAATGGCGAGGGTGGCTACTGGGTCGACGAGAAGGGCCATCAGGTCCACCTTTCCGAATCCGGTTACGAACATGCCGAGCAACTGCTCGCCGAGCATGGTCTGCTCAAGGAAGGCAGCGGTCTCTACGATGCCGCCAATATTTCCCTGCTGCACCATCTGAACGCCGCCCTGCGTGCCCTGACGCTGTTCCAGAAGGATCAGCAGTACGTCGTGCAGAACGGCGAAGTGGTCATCGTCGACGAGTTCACCGGCCGCCTGATGGCCGGGCGCCGCTGGTCCGACGGTCTGCACCAGGCGGTCGAAGCCAAGGAGGGCGTGCAGATCCAGGCAGAGAACCAGACGCTGGCCTCGATCACCTTCCAGAACTATTTCCGCATGTACGGCAAGCTGTCCGGTATGACCGGCACGGCCGATACCGAAGCCTACGAATTCCAGCAGATCTACGGCCTGGAAACCGTCGTCATCCCGACCCATCGGCCGATGGTCCGCAAGGACATGAACGATCTGGTCTTCAAGACGGCCGACGAAAAGCACACGGCGATCATTGCCGACATCAAGGATTGCGCCAAGCGCGGTCAGCCGGTGCTGGTCGGAACGACCTCGATCGAAGCCTCGGAACTGCTGTCCGGGCTGCTCGACAAGGAAAAGCTGTCGCACTCGGTACTCAATGCCAAGCAGCATGCCCGCGAAGCCGAAATCGTCATCGAAGCCGGTCGGCCGGGGCAGATCACCATCGCCACCAACATGGCTGGTCGCGGTACCGACATCGTGCTCGGCGGCAGCATCGAAAAAGCCACGTCGGCGATCAAGCATGACGAGTCGCTGCCGGAAGCCGAGCGCGAGGCGAAGATCGCCGCGCTGCGCGAAGAGTGGCAGAAGCTGCACAACCAGGTGCTGGAAGCCGGCGGCCTGCATATCATCGGTTCCGAACGGCACGAGTCGCGCCGTATCGACAACCAGTTGCGCGGTCGCGCCGGGCGCCAGGGCGATGCCGGTTCCTCGCGCTTCTACCTGTCGCTCGACGATCCCTTGTTGCGCATCTTCGCCGGCGAACGCCTGCGCTCGATCATGGACAAGTTGAAAATGCCGGAAGGCGAGGCGATCGAGCATCCGCTCGTCACCCGCTCGCTGGAATCGGCGCAGCGCAAGGTGGAAGCCCGCAACTTCGACATCCGCAAGCAACTGCTCGAGTATGACGACGTTTCCAACGACCAGCGCAAGGTGATCTACCAGCAGCGCAACGAGTTGCTGGAATCCGACGATATTTCGGAAACCATCACCGCCATGCGGCACGGTGTTATCGCCGAGATCTTCCGTCTTTATGTGCCGGCCGATTCGGTCGAGGAGCAGTGGGACATGGAAGGCCTGGAGCGGGCGTTGCACGCCGACCTGCAGATCGCTGCCCCGGTCGCCCAGTGGTTCAAGGATGAGCCGACGTTGTCCGACGAGGAAATTCTTGCCCGCATCATCCAGGGGGCCGACGAAGCCTATTCGGCCAAGGTCGAGATGGTCGGCGCCGAAAGCTTCCATCAGTTCGAGCGCAATGTGATGCTGCAGAGCCTCGACGCCAGCTGGCGCGAACACCTGTCGGCGCTTGATCACCTGCGCCAGGGTATCCATCTGCGCGGTTACGCCCAGAAGAATCCGAAGCAGGAGTACAAGCGCGAAGCCTTCGAACTGTTCGAGGGCCTGCTTGACCGTGTCCGCAAGGAAGTCACCCGCATCGTCTTCACCGTGCAGATCCGGACCCAGGAAGACGTCGAGGAAACCGCGCCGCATGCCGATGTGCAGAACGTCCAGTATCAGCACGCCGGTTATGACGAGGCGCTGGGCGGTCCGGATGACGGAGAAGCGCAGCAGCCGGCCAACGCCGGGCCGAAGATCGGACGCAACGATCCCTGCCCATGCGGTAGCGGCAAGAAATACAAGCAGTGCCACGGAAAACTGTCCTGA